The DNA window CTTTACCGTCGCGACTGGAGTTGCTGTCACCAGCGCTTACGTCACAAACACAACTTACGCAGCATTGTCGATGACAAATGGAGATGGATTCGCCAAGAAGTTCGGCGGGGACACAGGTAACGACGCCGACTGGCTTAAACTAAGTGCATACGGAATCGATGAATTCGGTCAGGCGCTCGGCGCGACAGTTGAGTTTTATCTGGCCGACTATCGGTTCACCGATAACACACAAGATTATATTGTGGACGAATGGACATTGATGGACCTGTCCAGTCTGGCTGGTGCGCAAACGATCGCTTTCAATTTGAGTTCAAGCGATTCAGGACCTTACGGCATGAACACACCAGCTTACTTCGCGATCGACAGTATCGACGTTTCATCGGTCACTCCCGTTCCTGAGCCTGGTAGTCTGGCACTTCTCTTGATCGGGTCAGCAGTTGCTGGAGTCTCACGAACCCGGCGAGGACGGCGCCAACCGTAGTCCATCTTCATGGACTCGATGGTAATGACACGAAAGTTGCTTCGTGTCATGGTATTCGAACCTCGTATGCGGAACGCTGTGAATCCAAGT is part of the Thalassoglobus sp. JC818 genome and encodes:
- a CDS encoding DUF4465 domain-containing protein, which produces MALRFACAIALLIPQLVQAEMVDFDDLPLSPDSHWNGPDLTGAQSPGPYGGTLYNGSFTSGSAQFANNYEDFYGSWSGFAYSNETNTSIAGFTNQFSTFAGAAQSGSNFGIGFGYDDVNANQLDPIAFDPTNTAHLLALPHFTVATGVAVTSAYVTNTTYAALSMTNGDGFAKKFGGDTGNDADWLKLSAYGIDEFGQALGATVEFYLADYRFTDNTQDYIVDEWTLMDLSSLAGAQTIAFNLSSSDSGPYGMNTPAYFAIDSIDVSSVTPVPEPGSLALLLIGSAVAGVSRTRRGRRQP